From Bacteroidales bacterium, one genomic window encodes:
- a CDS encoding DUF4421 domain-containing protein, protein MKKFTLFLTIISLASLPCKAQTKKEKTFVGRQIEWAKDYLDKSCIEGCDTAYVGLPKNGFFGSLSANFAGINTKVTGRGLLNFGDMDIKMNSLLQGQATVKLGYRGLLLSYTKDLHKAYNSDISFSYFDRAWGAEFRNHSTNAMHGTVELPVLDEPIKVAKGNINVKTTFLDFYVILNSRKFSFSATKSPTVIQKHSAGSLLIVGSYMHSKLQNVSPSFVDNLDDVTEIYVVQAAVGFGYGYNYSIKGGKILLHLSAMPTVIIHNNNLVGWDYTTKDENGEEDTIHILEKVNSKHDISFASIFRCSVNYNINDRFVVRADGKVNNLRFHSNSGLKITTADWYCSVMFGVRF, encoded by the coding sequence ATGAAAAAGTTTACACTGTTTTTAACAATCATTAGTTTGGCAAGCTTGCCATGCAAGGCGCAAACAAAAAAAGAAAAAACTTTTGTGGGCAGACAAATTGAATGGGCTAAGGACTACCTGGATAAAAGTTGTATTGAAGGATGCGACACAGCCTATGTAGGTCTTCCAAAGAATGGCTTTTTTGGAAGTTTATCAGCAAACTTTGCCGGAATCAATACTAAAGTGACTGGCAGGGGACTTCTTAATTTTGGAGATATGGACATTAAAATGAATTCACTCCTCCAAGGACAGGCTACGGTGAAACTTGGCTATCGCGGACTTTTGCTTAGTTATACAAAGGATTTACATAAAGCATACAACTCTGACATTTCATTCTCGTATTTTGATAGAGCATGGGGCGCTGAATTCAGAAATCATTCTACTAATGCCATGCACGGCACAGTAGAATTGCCAGTATTAGATGAGCCAATCAAGGTAGCAAAGGGTAACATAAATGTCAAAACAACTTTTTTGGATTTTTATGTAATACTTAATTCCCGCAAGTTCTCTTTTTCAGCGACTAAATCTCCTACTGTTATCCAGAAACACAGCGCAGGCTCATTATTAATTGTGGGCAGTTACATGCATTCAAAGCTCCAGAATGTATCACCCAGCTTTGTCGACAATCTTGATGATGTAACTGAAATTTACGTGGTTCAGGCTGCCGTAGGATTTGGCTACGGATATAATTATTCCATCAAAGGAGGAAAAATTCTGCTCCATTTATCTGCTATGCCAACAGTTATTATCCACAATAATAATTTAGTAGGATGGGATTATACAACTAAAGACGAGAATGGTGAAGAAGACACAATTCATATCCTGGAAAAAGTAAATTCAAAACATGACATTTCTTTTGCGAGTATTTTTAGATGTTCTGTTAATTATAATATCAACGACCGCTTTGTTGTACGTGCAGACGGCAAAGTAAATAATTTACGTTTCCATTCTAATTCCGGCTTAAAAATTACAACGGCAGACTGGTATTGCTCAGTGATGTTTGGTGTCAGATTTTAA
- a CDS encoding dipeptidase: MEIKEYINANKERFLNELFSLLRIPSVSPVKEHHEDMLKCAQRWTELLLSSGADKAEIMPTAGNPIVYAEKKLDSSLPTVLVYAHYDVMPAEPLELWKTKPFEPEIKDGRIWGRGADDDKGQSMMQVKGFEIALKEGLLHCNVKFIFEGEEEIGSPNLEQFCKTHKDLLKADIILVSDTTMVGADTPSLTTGLRGLAYWNVEVTGPNRDLHSGHFGGAVANPINELCKLMAGMIDANGRITIPGFYDDVQDLSAEERKMIAQIPFDEKKYKAAIGVDELSGEKGYSTLERNSCRPSFDICGIWGGYTGEGSKTVLPSKAYAKVSTRLVAHQNPEKISKMFADYLTSIAPKTVKVKVTPSHGGNGYLCPIDLPAYKVAEKAMGIAFGKKPLAARRGGSIPIISTFEQVLGAKTILMGFGLEQNAIHSPNESCMLDFFFKGIETVAEFYRNY; the protein is encoded by the coding sequence ATGGAAATTAAAGAATACATAAACGCAAATAAAGAACGCTTTCTTAATGAGCTGTTCTCATTACTTAGAATACCATCCGTGAGCCCTGTAAAAGAGCATCATGAGGATATGTTAAAGTGTGCCCAAAGGTGGACGGAGCTTCTGCTTTCTTCCGGAGCGGACAAAGCGGAGATTATGCCAACTGCCGGAAATCCAATTGTTTACGCAGAGAAAAAATTAGATTCCTCACTGCCTACCGTTCTGGTTTACGCTCATTATGATGTCATGCCTGCGGAGCCGCTGGAGCTGTGGAAGACAAAACCGTTTGAGCCGGAGATTAAAGATGGCAGAATTTGGGGCAGAGGCGCTGATGATGATAAAGGCCAGTCAATGATGCAAGTAAAGGGATTTGAGATAGCTCTTAAAGAAGGATTGCTGCATTGCAATGTGAAATTTATTTTTGAAGGAGAAGAAGAAATTGGCTCTCCAAACCTGGAGCAATTTTGCAAAACGCATAAAGATTTGCTGAAAGCTGATATCATTCTTGTATCAGATACCACAATGGTTGGAGCAGACACTCCTTCTCTCACGACGGGTCTTAGAGGCCTGGCTTACTGGAATGTAGAGGTTACAGGGCCGAACAGAGATTTGCACTCGGGACATTTTGGAGGCGCTGTTGCAAACCCTATTAATGAACTTTGCAAACTAATGGCGGGGATGATTGATGCAAACGGGAGAATAACAATTCCGGGGTTTTATGATGATGTCCAGGACCTTTCAGCCGAGGAGAGAAAAATGATTGCGCAAATTCCATTTGATGAGAAAAAATATAAAGCCGCAATTGGAGTTGATGAACTGTCGGGAGAAAAAGGGTATTCTACATTAGAGCGCAACAGCTGCCGCCCATCTTTTGACATCTGCGGAATATGGGGAGGGTATACAGGCGAGGGCAGCAAAACTGTCTTGCCTTCAAAGGCTTACGCAAAAGTTTCCACACGCCTGGTTGCACATCAGAACCCGGAAAAAATTTCCAAAATGTTCGCAGATTATCTTACAAGCATAGCACCTAAAACCGTCAAGGTCAAAGTTACTCCTTCACATGGAGGCAACGGCTACTTGTGCCCTATTGATTTGCCCGCTTACAAAGTTGCGGAAAAAGCCATGGGCATTGCATTTGGAAAGAAGCCTCTTGCAGCTCGCCGCGGAGGGAGCATCCCTATCATCTCCACATTTGAGCAAGTGCTGGGTGCAAAAACAATTCTAATGGGCTTTGGATTAGAGCAAAATGCAATCCACTCACCTAATGAGAGTTGCATGCTTGATTTCTTCTTCAAGGGAATAGAGACCGTTGCGGAATTTTATCGCAACTACTAA
- a CDS encoding ATP-binding protein, which yields MTGIKKIAVLVLLCLTSYPLSFAQTNEKQRFEKWPPYMAKMREECIKRSTECNLYDVNTYFAAARKSKVKDCISWGYYFKIYYFTTLSPQIDSAEHALSIMEREKMNETDIIGAKFNIISYYQFVGNPVKAVALCRSILNTSKDKPVIVEANYNILLLYYSLGMYKQAAVKAIELCDFCKQITKKESYHYNLANIYSCAAEYLVCDGKFKEALPYLKKCDSTLAHDGMYSPAVGNNDMRFATITWCKYYLGINDLTNAKLQIEKLKSYKSAPLLAYSYQMEAEYYFKLKEYSKANEARNKMAKAFNDIGQSSEDVRNTLMGAKISMGLGDYKTACAFYEKSISKNDSLQRQADEFKTSEYAVKLNLNKAEIEKSELGAKAEHYRFQMLTLITIFILIVFAAAIIFIIYLRRMNRKLHQSNVELQKAYRHVDKLNSIKNDFIHNISHEVRTPLNSIVGFSQMIEPNNEEQKQYADIIKENSSRLLHIVDNMLNVSDLESCSIEESPVKINDCCLSAIKNASGNISKNVEMIYKPRDRELSINSNNERITQVITHLLENAAKFTKSGNITLGYDTEASRLHVYVKDTGPGIPADKTEWVFERFTKINTFVWGNGLGLSICKTIVEKLGGKISIDSSYKEGCKIDIFLPK from the coding sequence ATGACAGGCATTAAAAAAATTGCAGTGCTGGTGCTTTTGTGCTTAACTTCTTACCCTTTATCTTTTGCACAAACAAATGAGAAACAGCGGTTTGAGAAGTGGCCTCCCTATATGGCAAAGATGAGGGAGGAGTGCATTAAGCGCTCAACAGAATGCAACCTTTATGATGTCAATACGTACTTTGCAGCAGCCAGAAAGAGCAAGGTAAAAGACTGCATATCATGGGGATACTACTTTAAAATTTATTATTTTACCACACTTTCTCCGCAAATAGATTCTGCAGAACATGCACTTTCCATAATGGAGCGGGAGAAAATGAATGAAACTGATATTATTGGTGCTAAGTTCAACATAATAAGCTATTACCAATTTGTTGGCAATCCTGTCAAAGCAGTTGCGCTATGCCGCTCAATTTTAAACACCTCCAAAGATAAACCGGTTATAGTTGAGGCAAACTATAATATTCTATTGCTTTATTACTCTCTTGGAATGTACAAACAAGCTGCCGTCAAGGCTATTGAACTGTGCGATTTTTGCAAACAAATCACTAAAAAGGAGAGCTATCACTATAATCTTGCCAACATTTACTCATGCGCCGCAGAATATCTTGTATGCGACGGCAAGTTTAAAGAGGCGCTGCCCTATCTGAAAAAATGTGATTCCACTCTAGCTCATGACGGAATGTATTCGCCAGCTGTCGGGAATAATGATATGCGCTTTGCCACAATAACGTGGTGCAAATACTACTTGGGTATCAACGACTTAACAAATGCAAAACTGCAAATTGAAAAATTAAAGAGCTACAAATCTGCACCTCTTTTGGCATATTCTTATCAAATGGAAGCAGAGTACTATTTTAAACTTAAAGAATATTCCAAGGCAAATGAGGCCAGGAACAAAATGGCAAAAGCGTTTAATGACATAGGGCAGAGTTCTGAGGATGTGAGGAATACATTAATGGGCGCTAAAATATCCATGGGATTGGGAGACTATAAAACAGCGTGCGCCTTTTATGAAAAGAGTATTTCAAAAAATGACTCCCTGCAACGCCAGGCAGATGAATTTAAGACTAGCGAATATGCGGTAAAACTAAACCTAAATAAAGCTGAAATTGAAAAGAGCGAACTTGGAGCAAAGGCGGAACACTATAGATTTCAGATGCTTACGCTAATAACTATTTTTATCCTTATTGTATTTGCGGCTGCAATAATTTTTATTATTTACTTGCGAAGGATGAACAGGAAGCTGCATCAATCTAATGTTGAGCTGCAAAAAGCGTACAGGCATGTGGATAAATTAAACAGCATTAAGAATGATTTCATTCACAATATATCTCATGAAGTTAGAACTCCTCTTAACAGCATTGTCGGATTTTCTCAAATGATTGAGCCTAATAATGAGGAGCAAAAACAGTATGCGGACATTATAAAAGAGAACAGTTCACGTCTTCTTCACATAGTAGATAATATGCTGAATGTCTCAGATTTGGAGAGTTGCTCTATAGAAGAATCTCCGGTGAAGATTAATGATTGCTGCCTTTCAGCTATTAAAAATGCTTCCGGAAATATTTCAAAAAATGTAGAGATGATTTATAAGCCCAGAGACAGAGAATTGAGTATCAACAGCAACAATGAACGCATCACACAAGTTATTACACATTTGCTGGAGAATGCTGCAAAATTCACAAAGAGCGGCAATATTACATTAGGCTATGACACAGAGGCTTCCCGCCTGCACGTTTATGTCAAAGATACAGGACCCGGAATTCCGGCAGATAAAACCGAGTGGGTGTTTGAGCGCTTTACAAAGATTAACACTTTTGTATGGGGTAATGGTCTTGGGCTCTCAATTTGCAAAACAATTGTTGAGAAATTAGGTGGCAAAATATCTATAGATTCCTCATATAAAGAGGGTTGTAAAATTGATATATTTTTGCCCAAGTAG
- a CDS encoding rubrerythrin family protein — MNRNVLISAALSVLLVFSFSSAANAQSKKFTKEEQKCIADLHEAMNGELTASVKYADYAKQADKEKLSSIAALFRATSRAEGIHLENHRKALADLGAPAYKPKVQKYTVKKTAANLKEVIAAEKYESSKMYPKFKYDAMVCSAEKAVNSFRYARSAEETHAKLYAQALAQISHPEKLASVYYLCPTCGGVYTSRPPKECEICGEPSSKFLVIK, encoded by the coding sequence ATGAACAGAAATGTCTTAATATCAGCGGCCTTGTCCGTACTTTTAGTTTTTAGCTTTTCATCTGCTGCTAATGCGCAGAGTAAAAAATTTACAAAAGAGGAGCAGAAATGTATTGCAGATTTGCATGAGGCAATGAATGGGGAGCTGACAGCCAGCGTTAAATATGCAGATTATGCTAAGCAGGCTGATAAGGAGAAACTCTCTTCTATTGCAGCTTTGTTTAGAGCAACGTCGCGCGCGGAAGGCATTCATTTGGAGAACCATAGAAAGGCCCTTGCGGATTTGGGCGCTCCGGCGTACAAACCAAAGGTCCAGAAATACACTGTTAAAAAGACTGCAGCCAATCTAAAGGAAGTTATTGCGGCTGAAAAATATGAGTCATCCAAGATGTACCCAAAATTTAAATATGATGCAATGGTTTGCAGTGCGGAGAAAGCTGTAAACAGTTTCAGATATGCAAGGAGCGCAGAAGAAACTCATGCAAAACTTTATGCGCAAGCTCTTGCGCAAATATCTCATCCGGAGAAACTTGCATCTGTTTACTATTTATGTCCGACATGCGGCGGAGTGTACACTTCCAGACCTCCAAAAGAGTGCGAAATCTGCGGAGAACCCTCTTCAAAATTTCTTGTAATAAAGTAA
- a CDS encoding ATP-dependent Clp protease ATP-binding subunit produces MHIEIPDNLNAIIAYAKEEAMRLGSYVLTTDHLILGMIRHGDNSALRRLSELGVKIPELKETIENVIRRDQPIPPDSDANIALSAASSNALKVMFLEARSLHAPEPDALHLLLAIMRGQESAAIDYLQTKGIDYDIVKSKYLGPSDQHQNNGFFDAIPGDNFDAKSFIDNVANSAADAVGNLFNMLNKQEGNDPDNEDNMNNGQGENGGGKKPVGNKNGSSGTPVLDSFGYNLTKAAAEGKLDPVVGREKEIERVAQILGRRKKNNPILIGEPGVGKSAIAEGLALRIANKEVSFSLLDKKIFSLDIGSIVAGTKYRGQFEERMKSILNEIRKTDNIILFIDEMHTLVGAGGAAGSLDAANMLKPALARGEIQCIGATTLDEFREVIEKDGALERRFQKVMIEPTDFKQTLNILEHIKVRYEEHHNVVYTEDALKSCISLSQRYISDRFLPDKAIDILDEAGSRAHIKNLKVPKNVADMEDAISVIEKEKTEAVTAQDFKKAALYRDMLKEKADDLKKAKEKWCAKQDKKPAVVDKGDIEAVLSMTTKIPIQRLAQSESMRLASMSKVLKESIIGQDDAVEKVTRAIQRNRAGLKDPNKPIGTFIFLGPTGVGKTQLAKVLARYLFDTEDALIRVDMSEFMEKFSVSRLIGAPPGYVGYNEGGELSEKVRRKPYSVVLLDEIEKAHPDIFNLLLQVLDEGRLTDSNGRSIDFKNTILIMTSNIGSKELKDFGAGVGYATATKRDVAGKNREIIDKAIKKTFSPEFLNRLDEQILFNPLTKADLEKIIDIELKGVYARVEEIGYKLKISPAAKKFVAGAGYDPQYGARPLKRAIQKLIEDPVSEAIISMQIKIGGTIELVLDKNNVVVKK; encoded by the coding sequence ATGCATATAGAGATACCTGACAATCTAAACGCCATCATTGCTTATGCAAAAGAGGAAGCAATGCGTTTGGGCAGTTATGTACTTACTACTGACCACCTTATACTTGGCATGATACGCCACGGGGACAACAGCGCTTTAAGAAGATTATCTGAGCTTGGAGTCAAAATTCCAGAACTAAAAGAGACCATAGAAAATGTAATAAGAAGGGATCAGCCTATTCCTCCCGACAGCGATGCCAACATAGCTCTCTCCGCAGCAAGCAGCAATGCTCTTAAAGTTATGTTTTTAGAGGCAAGAAGCTTGCATGCGCCGGAACCTGATGCACTGCATCTTTTGCTTGCCATCATGCGCGGACAAGAGAGTGCGGCAATAGACTATCTTCAGACTAAAGGAATTGACTACGATATTGTAAAATCCAAATACTTAGGTCCTTCCGACCAGCATCAAAACAACGGATTTTTTGATGCCATACCCGGTGATAATTTTGACGCAAAGAGCTTTATTGACAATGTGGCGAACAGCGCGGCTGATGCAGTGGGAAATTTATTTAATATGCTTAACAAACAAGAAGGAAATGATCCTGATAATGAGGATAATATGAATAACGGACAGGGAGAAAACGGAGGCGGGAAAAAACCTGTCGGGAATAAAAATGGTTCATCCGGAACCCCTGTGCTTGACAGCTTTGGCTACAATTTGACAAAAGCTGCGGCAGAGGGAAAGCTTGACCCTGTCGTAGGGCGTGAAAAAGAGATTGAGAGAGTTGCCCAAATTCTGGGGAGGAGAAAGAAGAATAATCCTATCCTGATTGGCGAGCCCGGAGTTGGCAAAAGTGCTATTGCAGAGGGACTTGCATTAAGAATTGCAAATAAGGAGGTTTCTTTTTCTCTGCTGGATAAAAAGATTTTTTCACTTGATATAGGGAGCATTGTTGCCGGGACAAAATACCGCGGTCAATTTGAGGAGAGGATGAAGTCTATTCTTAATGAGATTAGAAAAACTGACAATATTATTCTCTTCATTGATGAAATGCACACGCTGGTTGGAGCGGGCGGCGCAGCAGGTTCACTTGATGCTGCCAATATGCTTAAGCCGGCCCTGGCAAGAGGTGAGATTCAATGCATTGGAGCAACTACGCTGGATGAGTTCAGAGAAGTCATAGAGAAAGACGGAGCGTTGGAAAGAAGATTTCAGAAGGTAATGATTGAACCGACGGATTTTAAGCAAACTCTTAATATTCTGGAGCATATAAAAGTACGCTATGAGGAGCACCACAACGTGGTGTATACTGAGGATGCTCTTAAAAGCTGTATATCTTTAAGTCAGAGATACATATCAGACAGATTCCTGCCTGATAAAGCCATTGATATATTGGATGAGGCTGGGAGCCGCGCCCATATTAAAAATCTAAAAGTGCCAAAGAATGTGGCAGATATGGAAGATGCTATATCCGTAATAGAGAAGGAAAAGACGGAAGCAGTTACGGCACAGGACTTTAAGAAGGCCGCACTATATCGCGACATGCTTAAGGAGAAGGCAGATGATTTGAAAAAAGCAAAGGAAAAATGGTGCGCAAAGCAAGATAAAAAGCCGGCTGTTGTGGATAAGGGTGATATAGAGGCTGTTTTGAGCATGACCACCAAGATTCCCATCCAGCGTCTTGCGCAGAGCGAGAGCATGCGTCTTGCAAGCATGAGCAAAGTTCTTAAAGAGAGCATTATTGGACAAGATGATGCTGTTGAGAAAGTTACACGTGCAATTCAAAGAAACAGAGCGGGACTTAAAGACCCAAATAAACCTATCGGGACCTTTATATTCTTAGGCCCTACCGGAGTTGGCAAGACTCAGCTGGCAAAAGTGCTGGCTCGCTACCTGTTTGATACAGAGGATGCTCTGATAAGAGTGGATATGAGCGAATTTATGGAGAAATTCTCCGTAAGCCGTTTAATTGGAGCGCCTCCGGGATATGTAGGATACAATGAGGGGGGAGAACTTTCTGAGAAAGTGCGCCGCAAACCGTACAGCGTTGTGCTGCTGGATGAAATAGAGAAAGCGCATCCCGATATTTTCAATTTGCTGTTGCAGGTTTTGGATGAAGGAAGGCTTACAGACAGTAACGGAAGAAGCATAGACTTTAAGAATACGATTCTCATAATGACCTCAAACATAGGGAGCAAGGAGCTTAAGGATTTTGGAGCGGGAGTTGGATATGCAACGGCCACCAAGAGAGATGTTGCCGGTAAAAACAGAGAGATTATTGATAAGGCTATAAAGAAAACTTTCTCGCCTGAATTTCTTAACAGGCTGGATGAGCAGATTCTTTTCAACCCTCTGACAAAGGCTGATTTAGAGAAGATTATAGATATAGAGCTTAAAGGAGTTTATGCACGCGTAGAGGAGATTGGGTATAAGCTTAAAATTTCTCCTGCTGCAAAGAAATTTGTGGCTGGCGCAGGATATGATCCTCAATATGGAGCGCGCCCTCTAAAGAGAGCTATTCAGAAATTGATAGAAGACCCTGTTTCAGAGGCCATTATCTCCATGCAAATAAAAATAGGCGGAACAATTGAGCTTGTGCTTGACAAGAACAATGTTGTTGTAAAAAAGTAA
- the gyrA gene encoding DNA gyrase subunit A gives MKTAYIDYSMSVIVARALPDVRDGLKPVHRRILFDMGELGITAGGQTKKSARIVGDVLGKYHPHGDASVYDAMVRLAQSWSMRYMLVFGQGNFGSVGGDPPAAQRYTEAKLTPMGEEILKDLDKNTVDFIPNFDGEFQEPLVLPAKAPLLLLNGASGIAVGMATNMPPHNLNEVCDGIIAYIDNNDITTDELMQYIKGPDFPTGGTILGLQGIKEAYETGRGRVILRGKTEVEINEKSGRETIVIKEIPYLVNKAELLQQIANLVEEKKIDDIVYVNDESDRKTGMRLVVKLKVGAMSSVVLNNLFKMTELQSSFPVNNVALADGRPRLLNLKQLIKYFVRHRHDVVVRRSKFELKKAEDRDHIVVGLLIALDNIDEVINIIRSSKTVDEAKARLIEKFKLSDIQASAIVEMRLRQLTGLERGKLEDERKELEATIKRLKDILADINLQMGIIKDELLDLKKRFGDARRTDIVPMEGEFNPEDFYADEDVVITISHLGYIKRTPLADYKLQNRGGIGSKGSSTRDEDFIEHIYVANMHSTMLFFTKNGRCFWLKVYNIPEGNKTNKGRAIQNVLSIENGDSVRAYINVKTLEDADYIKNNYVVLGTKNGVVKKTMLEEYSHPRTTGVNAVNIREGDELLDAILTNGSSQIMVAAKEGKCVRFEESGVRAIGRTGTGVRGINIEEGNEVIGLIAVDPESVKNNNETILVVSENGYGKRSDLDDYRITHRGGKGVKTINITEKTGKLIALKVVSDENDLMIINKSGITIRVAASDIRVAGRATQGVKLINIRAKDSIAAVCIVPKSDEKAPADEEAEQSAKDGESGNGAEGEEN, from the coding sequence ATGAAAACGGCGTACATAGATTACTCTATGTCCGTTATTGTTGCCAGAGCGCTACCCGATGTTAGAGACGGTCTTAAGCCGGTTCACCGCAGAATCTTATTTGATATGGGCGAACTTGGCATTACTGCCGGCGGTCAGACTAAGAAATCTGCACGTATTGTCGGAGATGTACTAGGTAAATACCATCCTCATGGAGATGCCAGCGTTTATGATGCAATGGTAAGATTAGCTCAGAGCTGGAGCATGAGATATATGCTTGTCTTCGGACAAGGAAACTTTGGTTCCGTCGGAGGAGATCCTCCTGCGGCTCAGCGTTATACGGAGGCCAAGCTTACTCCAATGGGAGAAGAAATTCTTAAAGACCTGGATAAGAACACCGTAGATTTTATTCCAAATTTTGACGGCGAGTTTCAGGAGCCGCTGGTATTGCCTGCAAAGGCGCCGCTTTTGCTGCTTAACGGAGCAAGCGGAATTGCTGTTGGAATGGCAACCAATATGCCGCCTCACAATCTTAATGAAGTTTGCGACGGTATCATTGCATACATAGATAACAATGATATCACCACAGATGAGCTGATGCAATATATTAAAGGACCGGATTTCCCGACAGGAGGTACAATCCTTGGCCTTCAAGGAATTAAGGAGGCTTATGAGACCGGCAGAGGAAGAGTTATTCTACGCGGCAAGACAGAGGTGGAAATCAATGAGAAGAGCGGAAGAGAAACTATCGTGATAAAAGAGATTCCTTACCTGGTCAATAAGGCGGAACTTCTTCAGCAGATTGCTAATCTTGTGGAGGAGAAGAAGATAGATGATATAGTTTATGTCAATGATGAGAGCGACCGCAAGACTGGAATGAGGCTTGTCGTGAAGCTGAAAGTTGGCGCCATGTCCAGCGTTGTTTTGAACAACTTGTTCAAAATGACCGAGTTGCAGAGCAGTTTCCCTGTTAATAATGTTGCTCTTGCAGACGGGCGTCCAAGACTTCTGAATTTAAAGCAGCTTATTAAATACTTTGTCCGCCACAGACATGATGTTGTTGTAAGGCGCTCAAAATTTGAACTTAAGAAGGCCGAGGATAGAGACCATATTGTTGTTGGTTTGCTAATTGCGCTGGATAATATTGATGAAGTTATAAATATTATCCGTTCATCTAAGACAGTTGATGAAGCTAAGGCCAGATTGATAGAGAAGTTCAAATTATCAGATATCCAGGCATCTGCAATTGTTGAGATGAGATTGAGACAGCTGACCGGACTGGAGAGAGGTAAGCTGGAGGATGAGAGAAAAGAGCTGGAAGCTACTATCAAGAGATTAAAAGATATCCTTGCAGACATCAATTTGCAGATGGGCATAATTAAAGATGAACTGCTGGATTTGAAGAAACGTTTTGGAGATGCAAGACGTACAGATATAGTCCCGATGGAGGGCGAATTTAATCCGGAAGACTTCTATGCCGATGAGGATGTGGTAATTACGATATCTCATCTTGGCTATATTAAGAGAACGCCGCTTGCAGACTACAAGCTTCAGAACAGAGGCGGCATAGGCTCAAAAGGAAGTTCTACCAGGGATGAGGATTTCATTGAGCACATCTATGTTGCCAATATGCACAGTACGATGCTGTTCTTCACAAAGAACGGAAGATGCTTCTGGCTAAAGGTTTACAACATTCCTGAAGGAAACAAGACCAATAAGGGAAGAGCTATTCAGAATGTACTTAGCATAGAGAATGGAGATAGCGTTCGCGCATACATTAATGTGAAGACATTGGAAGATGCTGATTACATTAAGAATAATTACGTTGTTCTTGGAACAAAGAACGGTGTTGTAAAGAAGACAATGCTGGAGGAGTATTCACACCCAAGAACTACAGGAGTTAATGCGGTGAATATCAGGGAGGGAGATGAACTTCTGGATGCAATTCTTACTAACGGCAGCAGCCAAATTATGGTTGCGGCAAAAGAGGGCAAGTGCGTAAGATTTGAGGAGAGCGGAGTGAGAGCTATTGGAAGAACCGGCACCGGAGTAAGAGGCATTAATATAGAGGAAGGTAATGAGGTCATTGGGCTTATTGCTGTTGACCCCGAATCTGTTAAGAATAATAATGAGACAATTCTGGTTGTCAGCGAGAACGGATATGGCAAGAGAAGTGATTTGGATGACTACAGAATTACCCACAGAGGAGGCAAAGGCGTAAAGACAATTAACATTACTGAAAAGACTGGCAAACTTATTGCTCTTAAGGTGGTAAGTGATGAAAATGACCTGATGATTATTAATAAATCAGGCATTACCATCAGAGTTGCGGCATCTGACATTAGAGTTGCCGGACGTGCTACTCAGGGAGTTAAACTTATTAATATTAGGGCAAAGGACAGTATTGCAGCAG